One Hordeum vulgare subsp. vulgare chromosome 4H, MorexV3_pseudomolecules_assembly, whole genome shotgun sequence DNA window includes the following coding sequences:
- the LOC123451014 gene encoding receptor-like serine/threonine-protein kinase SD1-8, translating into MIMRPTQIKSRHALLLASLSVLLLTASAVAGSTLTQGTAIGGDQRLASPGGVFQLGLFPVANNTRWFLGIWLTASPGAVVWVANRDRPLDASSSGAVTLSGRGDLVLLDAASGNDTIWSSSSSSAAVVARLRDDGNLVLADAAGVMVWQSFDHPTNTFLSGSRAGQDLRTGAVWSASSWRGADDPSAGDFRYVMDTRGSPELHVWKKGRKTFRTGPWNGVRFSGCPDMTTYADLVEYRFTHTADEVSFVYRDRVGSPVSRLVLNESGAMQRLVWDRATLAWRVFWSGPRDQCDVYGACGPFGVCNAVGAVMCGCIRGFVPSSPAEWRMRNASGGCARSTALQCGGGDGFYALRGVKLPETHGSSVDAGATLAECGRRCSSNCSCTAYAASDVRGGGTGCIQWFGELMDTRFIHDGQDLFVRLAMSDLHLLDATKTNKLVVVIAAVITSFALFLLSLGLLIWRKIRQHSKQVTKFDDIVIGECPSYLLETLREATDRFCPKNEIGRGGFGTVYKGQMADGQEVAVKKLSTGNRVQGLKEFKNEVDLIAKLQHRNLVRLLGCCIHYSERILVYEYMSNKSLDTFIFDPRRRATLSWKTRMDIIFDIARGLLYLHQDSRHTMIHRDLKAANVLLDREMVAKISDFGIAKLFSNISGHQVTERIVGTYGYMSPEYAMDGMVSFMQDVYSFGVLLLEIISGRRNQRSFNLIAHAWMLFEENKSLELLDPAMRDGCSPAELEQATTCIQVGLLCVQESPSQRPQMAAVIPMMSHQQALERPLRPVVCMPVSTLADLLNVQEDTSGNVELTITNLEGR; encoded by the exons ATGATCATGAGGCCGACCCAGATCAAGAGCCGCCACGCGCTCTTGCTAGCTTCTCTGTCCGTGCTGCTTCTCACAGCCTCGGCCGTCGCCGGCAGCACCTTGACGCAGGGGACAGCCATCGGCGGCGACCAGAGGCTGGCCTCGCCGGGCGGGGTCTTCCAGCTCGGCCTCTTCCCCGTCGCCAACAACACCAGGTGGTTTCTCGGCATATGGCTCACCGCCTCCCCGGGCGCCGTCGTCTGGGTCGCGAACCGAGATCGCCCGCTCGACGCCTCGTCCTCCGGCGCAGTCACGCTCAGCGGCCGAGGGGACCTCGTGCTCCTCGACGCCGCCAGCGGTAACGACACCATCTGGTCGTCGTCCAGCTCctcggcggcggtggtggcgcgGCTCCGCGACGACGGCAACCTCGTGCTCGCGGACGCGGCGGGAGTCATGGTGTGGCAAAGCTTCGACCACCCGACCAACACGTTTCTCTCCGGGTCGCGGGCCGGGCAGGACCTCCGGACCGGCGCCGTGTGGTCCGCCTCGTCGTGGCGCGGCGCCGACGACCCGTCCGCCGGCGACTTCCGGTACGTGATGGACACGCGGGGCTCGCCGGAGCTGCACGTGTGGAAGAAGGGACGCAAGACGTTCCGGACGGGCCCGTGGAACGGGGTGCGGTTCAGCGGCTGCCCGGACATGACCACCTACGCGGACCTGGTGGAGTACCGGTTCACCCACACCGCCGACGAGGTCTCCTTCGTGTACCGCGACCGCGTCGGCTCGCCGGTGTCCCGCCTGGTCCTGAACGAGTCCGGCGCGATGCAGCGCTTGGTCTGGGACCGCGCGACGCTCGCGTGGAGGGTCTTCTGGTCGGGGCCGAGGGACCAGTGCGACGTCTACGGCGCGTGCGGCCCGTTCGGCGTGTGCAACGCGGTCGGCGCCGTGATGTGCGGCTGCATCAGGGGGTTCGTGCCGAGTTCGCCGGCGGAGTGGCGCATGCGGAACGCGTCCGGCGGGTGTGCCCGCAGCACGGCGCTGCAATGCGGTGGCGGCGACGGGTTCTACGCCCTACGCGGCGTGAAGCTGCCGGAGACGCATGGCAGCAGCGTGGACGCCGGCGCAACACTCGCGGAGTGCGGCCGGAGGTGCTCGTCCAACTGCTCCTGCACGGCGTACGCCGCGTCGGACGTCCGTGGCGGCGGGACCGGGTGCATACAGTGGTTCGGTGAACTCATGGACACGCGCTTCATACACGACGGCCAGGATCTGTTCGTCAGGCTGGCAATGTCGGACCTTCACCTATTAG ATGCAACCAAGACCAACAAACTTGTTGTGGTCATCGCCGCAGTGATAACATCATTTGCATTGTTTCTGCTATCGCTTGGCCTCCTGATCTGGAGAAAGATCCGTCAACACAGTAAGCAAG TCACGAAGTTTGATGACATCGTGATAGGCGAGTGTCCGTCGTACCTTCTCGAAACCCTTAGAGAAGCCACCGACAGATTCTGCCCCAAAAACGAAATAGGGCGTGGTGGTTTTGGCACTGTTTACAAG GGTCAAATGGCAGATGGCCAGGAAGTTGCAGTGAAGAAGCTATCAACAGGGAATAGAGTACAAGGTCTGAAGGAGTTCAAGAACGAGGTGGACCTGATCGCCAAGCTGCAGCACCGCAACCTTGTACGCCTACTCGGATGCTGCATCCACTACTCCGAGAGGATACTGGTCTACGAGTACATGAGCAACAAGAGCTTGGACACTTTCATTTTTG ATCCGAGGAGGCGCGCCACCTTGAGCTGGAAGACTAGGATGGACATCATCTTCGACATTGCCAGAGGGCTTCTCTACCTTCACCAGGACTCGAGGCACACGATGATCCACCGAGATCTCAAGGCGGCCAACGTTCTCCTCGACCGGGAAATGGTGGCCAAGATATCGGACTTCGGAATCGCCAAGTTGTTCAGCAACATCAGCGGCCATCAGGTCACAGAAAGGATTGTTGGGACATA CGGTTACATGTCGCCAGAGTACGCCATGGACGGAATGGTTTCATTCATGCAAGACGTGTACAGCTTCGGTGTGTTGTTGCTGGAGATCATCAGTGGCAGAAGGAATCAACGGAGTTTCAACCTCATAGCTCAC GCATGGATGCTATTCGAGGAAAACAAGAGCCTTGAGCTCCTTGACCCAGCTATGCGTGATGGATGCAGCCCGGCGGAGCTAGAGCAGGCCACGACATGCATCCAGGTAGGTCTACTGTGCGTTCAGGAGAGCCCAAGCCAACGTCCGCAAATGGCAGCCGTAATACCCATGATGTCGCACCAACAAGCGTTGGAACGGCCACTTCGGCCGGTGGTCTGCATGCCTGTGAGCACTCTTGCGGACCTTCTCAACGTGCAGGAGGACACATCCGGCAACGTCGAGCTGACCATCACAAACCTTGAAGGACGGTAA